A part of Aegilops tauschii subsp. strangulata cultivar AL8/78 chromosome 2, Aet v6.0, whole genome shotgun sequence genomic DNA contains:
- the LOC141042008 gene encoding uncharacterized protein, whose product MDPEMRDRVRKREEEDNKMMVFVFPALHLIKTDGVALREWRIPRHTSSLTGKMFVKELLEGHVKNCRVAFRMEPHIFKSLANYLRREKLVSDTRIKVEEKLASFLWMLSHNSSFEDLQVRLGHSGDTFHWQMKNFFDIIPTLSKHFLKPPNPSQVHPKIPSDTRLFPYFQNCIGAIYGTHVPITISGEKAAPSRN is encoded by the exons ATGGATCCAGAAATGAGGGATCGTGTCaggaagagggaggaggaggataACAAAATGATGGTATTCGTTTTCCCTGCACTACATTTGATAAAGACCGATGGAGTTGCTCTTAGGGAGTGGAGGATTCCACGTCATACATCATCACTAACAGGCAAGATGTTTGTTAAAGAGTTACTCGAAGGGCACGTCAAAAACTGTCGAGTAGCATTTAGGATGGAGCCGCATATCTTCAAATCTTTGGCTAATTATCTTCGAAGGGAGAAGTtggtgtctgataccagaattaaAGTCGAAGAGAAACTAGCATCATTTTTGTGGATGTTATCCCATAATTCTTCATTTGAAGACCTTCAAGTTCGGCTTGGTCACAGCGGGGATACTTTCCATTGGCAAATGAAGAATTTCTTTGACATCATCCCTACTCTCTCCAAGCATTTTTTGAAGCCTCCAAATCCCAGTCAAGTGCATCCGAAGATTCCGTCGGACACGAGATTATTTCCTTATTTTCAG AACTGCATTGGGGCAATTTATGGGACACATGTTCCCATAACAATTTCAGGAGAAAAAGCCGCACCATCCAGAAATTAG
- the LOC109766259 gene encoding uncharacterized protein — protein sequence MAKFKKNLNPQVFLEISIDGRPAKRITFELFADVVPKTAENFRALCTGEKGLGESTKKPLYFKGTHIHRIIPGFMAQAGDFSRGDGRGGESIYGGKFPDENFKLKHDQPGILSMANSGENTNGSQFFITFKAVPHLDGKHVVFGKVLNGKALLKKLEALGSESGKPTCPVKIVDCGEASNIDTQNQLHGEKEKKLKRAVEYNDFDAGGRIKTKKTSSVDKRRKKRKNYCSDSYSSETSDSQSYSSDSGSESQSYSSASSDTSSSSDHRHKRRKGSKKVKRKPAKRKSSHKKSKSKSRGTKRSKRSYGSSSDASKSSSSSSDNESAGRRTKHPLKKDEENTKIINLEIGKSLEYADKGKQTVAGSKPLHKDESWADDRVGTQNSEDRSSKFRDDTNPIRADTTLSKADGNITAVAAGTGISEAGAERNPLSNKPVPTNGQDLAMGSTEDGRVRKGRGFTQKYSFARRYRTPSPECSHVRSSYYGGRNDRWNNFNRYGRNGLYGSRSPVRRYQGSPRASSSLRYTRRDRSRSRSRSPLRRRDGGGRHRRPSPRRSHSPAEQHKRDAAYRPRSGRGGGGGPSAANRGRSRSRSKIRDASRSRSPNAAPAKRLSSKYNSRRSSSSRSSSPSGSKGGLVSY from the exons ATGGCCAAGTTCAAGAAGAATCTGAACCCTCAGGTCTTCTTGGAAATATCCATCGATGGGCGACCTGCCAAGAGAATCACGTTTGAG CTCTTTGCTGATGTAGTTCCGAAGACGGCAGAGAACTTCCGAGCGCTTTGTACTG GTGAGAAAGGCCTCGGAGAATCTACAAAGAAGCCACTTTATTTTAAAGGAACACACATCCATCGGATTATCCCAGGATTTATGGCTCAG GCTGGTGATTTTTCCAGAGGAGATG GACGTGGTGGAGAGAGCATATATGGTGGAAAATTTCCAG ATGAAAACTTCAAGTTAAAGCATGATCAACCTGGTATTCTTTCCATGGCAAACTCTGGAGAAAACACCAATGGATCCCAATTTTTTATAACATTCAAGGCTGTGCCACATCTTGATGG CAAACATGTGGTCTTTGGGAAGGTCCTTAATGGCAAAGCTTTGCTTAAGAAGCTTGAGGCACTGGGTTCTGAATCTGGAAAACCTACATGTCCAGTGAAAATTGTAGACTGTGGTGAAGCCTCTAACATAGATACTCAGAATCAGCTACATGGAGAGAAAG AAAAGAAGCTTAAAAGGGCAGTAGAATATAATGACTTCGATGCTGGAGGGAGGATCAAAACCAAAAAAACATCCAGCGTGGATAAACgaaggaaaaaaagaaagaacTACTGTTCTGATTCATATAGCTCAGAAACTTCTGACTCACAGTCCTATTCCTCAGATAGTGGTTCGGAGTCACAATCATACTCTTCAGCATCATCGGATACTAGCTCATCTAGTGACCATAGGCACAAGAGAAGAAAAGGTTCTAAGAAAGTGAAACGAAAGCCTGCAAAGAGGAAGAGCAGCCATAAGAAGAGTAAGAGCAAGAGTAGAGGAACAAAAAGATCCAAGCG GAGCTATGGGAGCTCAAGTGATGCTTCAAAAAGCTCGAGCAGCAGTTCTGACAATGAAAGTGCAGGCCGCCGTACCAAGCATCCATTGAAGAAAG ACGAAGAAAATACCAAAATAATAAATTTGGAGATAGGAAAATCCTTGGAATATGCAGATAAAGGCAAACAAACGGTTGCGGGAAGCAAGCCGTTACACAAAGATGAAAGTTGGGCTGATGACAGGGTCGGGACTCAAAATTCCGAAGATAGATCTAGTAAATTCAG GGATGATACCAACCCCATCAGGGCTGATACAACTCTGTCAAAGGCAGATGGCAACATCACTGCTGTTGCTGCAGGGACTGGCATATCTGAAGCTGGTGCAGAAAGGAACCCCTTGAGCAATAAACCAGTACCCACCAATGGCCAAGATTTAGCTATGGGCTCTACAGAGGATGGACGTGTCAGGAAAGGGCGTGGTTTTACGCAGAAGTACTCATTTGCACGTCGATACCGAACACCGTCTCCAGAGTGTTCACATGTTCGTTCTAGCTACTATGGAGGAAGAAATGATAGATGGAATAACTTCAATAG GTATGGAAGAAATGGTCTTTATGGTTCACGATCGCCGGTGAGGAGATACCAAGGTTCCCCAAGAGCTAGTAGCTCACTGAG GTACACAAGGAGAGACCGAAGCAGGAGCAGGTCACGCAGTCCATTGAGACGCCGTGACGGCGGAGGAAGACATCGCCGCCCTAGCCCAAGACGCAGCCATAGCCCCGCAGAACAACATAAACGTGATGCGGCCTACAGGCCTCGATCAGgtcgtggtggtggtggtggcccCTCTGCCGCTAATAGAGGAAGATCAAGATCCAGGTCCAAGATCCGTGATGCGTCGAGGTCCAGGTCTCCTAATGCTGCCCCAGCCAAAAGGTTGAGCTCAAAGTATAACAGCAGGCGCAGCAGCAGCTCAAGATCCAGTAGCCCCTCCGGTAGTAAAGGCGGTTTGGTGTCATACTGA